The Deltaproteobacteria bacterium region ACATTTGAGAGAAGAAATTGCCAGCGAACTTATCGACTCCCTTGACAAATACTCAGAGGAGGCAAGAAAGGCGCAGCCAGTTTAAAAATCAGATGTTTGAATTGACCAGAGAGGATTACAGTTCCTTGCCCGGCGGCCAGTATTTATACCAATGGAAAGAATTTTATGATTTTATGGACGTGCCCGTCTCTCGTTTCAGGACAAAGGTTGGCCAGTAGGGCCGAAAAGCCGCCAGTCCGGCACAGCCCAGACGTGCCGGCTGAGGCGTTCTACTTCGCGCCCGCGATTCACAACCAGGCCGAGACGCCAGGCGTCAGCCTTTATACCTGGTGGCTGGAGCTTGTCAAGGAGTTCCTCGAGCGGCCGAGCATCTTCCCGATGGGCCCTGGTTCCGGCCCTGGCCTCCATAGCCAGGATGCCATGGGAGGCGTACATCACAAAGTCAACCTCTCGGCCGGCACGAGTGCGATAGAAATGGAGCGAAGGGGGATGCCTCTGCCAGGACGACCATCTCAAGACTTCATTGAGAACTGCTGTTTCAAACAGAGGGCCGTCAGAGAGACTCATACGCTCAGAGAGCAGTCTGGCAAGCCCGGGATCTGTCCAGTACAGCTTCGGACTCTTGATCAGGCGTGCGGTAGTGGTAGGAAGCAAAGGGCGAAGGAGGAAAACCTGGTACGATATTTCGAGAAAACGCAGATACCGCTTCACAGTGTTGACCGCCACACCGAGCTCCCGGGAGACTTCACTGTAAGAGAGGAGCTGGCCGGTGCGGGCAGCAAACAGGTTCTGGGCGAGAGCGAACTGATCCAGATCTGCAACCCGCCCCAGATCCGCAAGATCCCGCTCGAGGTAAGTTCGGCGGAAGTCTCGGAGCCAGACACGTCGGTCCTCCTCGGCCAGTTGCTCGATTCTGGGATAGCCGCCCCAGAGAAGATGGTCTTCTTCCAGGCCTCTCCAGAGTCGGGCGGTGTCGGCAGAGGGGGGGCTTTCAGCCATGTGGCGCAGGGCAACTTCTCCATCCCGCCACACGCGATCTAGGCCGGAGCATGGAATTGCCTGGCCTCCGACTCTTTCTATCAGAGCCAGGGGCCACAGCTCCAGCAAGGTGGACCGTCCGGCGAGTGTCTCCCGCACCTGCCGAAGCAGGAGAATCTGGGAAGATCCGAGGAGGAGAAACCGGTGGGCCTTTTTCCGGTCCGCCAGCACCTTGACCGCGTCGAGCAGGGTAGG contains the following coding sequences:
- a CDS encoding ATP-binding protein; this encodes MTVLTGARQTGKTTLVRELLPPDDKGPPVYISLDDPDERLRLATDPVRRLDHGSRLVVLDEIQKQPTLLDAVKVLADRKKAHRFLLLGSSQILLLRQVRETLAGRSTLLELWPLALIERVGGQAIPCSGLDRVWRDGEVALRHMAESPPSADTARLWRGLEEDHLLWGGYPRIEQLAEEDRRVWLRDFRRTYLERDLADLGRVADLDQFALAQNLFAARTGQLLSYSEVSRELGVAVNTVKRYLRFLEISYQVFLLRPLLPTTTARLIKSPKLYWTDPGLARLLSERMSLSDGPLFETAVLNEVLRWSSWQRHPPSLHFYRTRAGREVDFVMYASHGILAMEARAGTRAHREDARPLEELLDKLQPPGIKADAWRLGLVVNRGREVERLSRHVWAVPDWRLFGPTGQPLS